One segment of Echeneis naucrates chromosome 15, fEcheNa1.1, whole genome shotgun sequence DNA contains the following:
- the ppp1r21 gene encoding protein phosphatase 1 regulatory subunit 21 isoform X3: MANVTDLQTKYSKLAQEYSKLRAQNQVLKKAVVDEQASSASLKEQLKQRDQSLRKQEQEMDSLSFRNQQLAKRVELLQEELAASEAKGKKGKHGQQTQSVFDEDLQKKIEENERLHIQFYEADEQHKRQEAELRAQLDELEKDSEQHQAVVDGLTTKYMATIERLQSDKARLEVKAQTLEREAKECRMRTDECQQQLRQCQSELNKQVKQSSSVIQEKVPFNDTKFSDYNSLNVPPHNRRHQLKARDVAGQALSFIQDLIAALLNFHSYTEQRVHIYPRDSSIEPISPLNQKFSQYLHENAAYVRPLEDSFLQLHQSITEDTVTVLETVVKLKSFADNFCSYTHFLQKILPYQLKSLEEECEASLCTAALTVKNQELQTDMKRVTSVFEKLQNYINLLALPSVQQDAMPLSSTSAVFTQLAACLHSLHDAIKEMSKHYNQKAGLEKELPTITQKLSTTTECLLGSLGSLTSSTGKIATFFSNNLDFFTSSGYSPRGSTVTLNPLQAETMLANKKKAAAYIHAIKKPRPQSVPHREALSNRRILTSSTESREGLTQQVQQSQEKIARLEQEKEHWLLEAQLGKVRLEKENQRIGDLEAQLAAALGGSPNSQPAATSTLAQSHEEAEAEPKAAVKETTLCTSLVGMLCTTPTIEHVGDEESREQLIKTHYMTRVGELTTQLQISDSKSVHFHSECRALAKRLAIAEKSRETLSEEVKMANQNITRLQDELTTTKRSYEDQLSMMSDHLCSMNETLTKQREEIDTLKLGNKGNAKKNKGR; encoded by the exons ATGGCCAACGTAACGGACCTGCAAACAAAATACAGCAAACTGGCACAGGAGTACTCCAAG ctCCGTGCCCAGAATCAGGTCTTGAAAAAGGCCGTTGTGGATGAACAGGCCAGCTCTGCTTCCCTGAAG GAGCAGCTGAAGCAGAGGGACCAGAGTTTGAGGAAGCAGGAGCAGGAGATGGATAGTCTCAGCTTCAGAAACCAACAACTGGCCAAGagggtggagctgctgcaggaggagctggctgctAGTGAAGCCAAGGGCAAAAAGGGGAAG CATGGCCAGCAGACCCAGAGTGTTTTTGACGAGGACCTGCAGAAAAAGATAGAAGAGAATGAGCGACTTCATATCCAA TTCTACGAAGCAGATGAACAGCACAAGAGGCAGGAAGCTGAGCTGAGGGCACAGTTAGATGAGCTGGAGAAAGACTCTGAGCAGCATCAGGCTGTCGTGGACGGACTCACCACAAAGTACATGGCAACGATTGAGCGGCTGCAGAGCGATAAGGCACGATTAGAG GTGAAAGCTCAGACACTGGAGAGGGAAGCAAAAGAGTGCAGAATGCGAACAGATGAGTG TCAGCAGCAGTTGAGGCAGTGTCAGTCAGAGTTGAACAAACAGGTtaaacaaagcagcagtgtgATTCAGGAGAAAGTGCCCTTCAATGACACCA AATTTAGTGACTACAACAGCCTGAATGTACCACCACACAATCGAAGGCACCAG ctcaAGGCTCGAGATGTGGCAGGTCAGGCTCTGAGCTTTATTCAGGATTTGATTGCTGCACTGTTGAACTTCCACTCCTACACAGAGCAGAGAGTACACATCTACCCCCGGGATTCTTCCATTGAGCCCATCTCCCCTCTTAACCAGAAG TTTTCTCAGTACCTGCATGAGAACGCAGCCTATGTGCGCCCCCTGGAGGACAGTTTCCTGCAGTTACACCAAAGCATCACAGAGGACACTGTTACAGTGTTG GAGACTGTGGTCAAGCTGAAGAGCTTTGCTGATAATTTCtgttcatacacacactttcttcAGAAGATTCTTCCGTACCAGCTGAAAAG cttGGAAGAAGAGTGTGAGGCGAGTCTTTGTACTGCTGCCCTTACTGTGAAAAACCAGGAGCTGCAGACTGACATGAAAAGAGTAACTTCTGTGTTTGAGAAGCTGCAGAACTATATTAACCTTTTGGCCTTACCCA GTGTTCAGCAGGATGCAATGCCTCTGAGCAGCACCTCAGCTGTTTTCACCCAGCTGGCTGCCTGCCTACACAGTCTTCACGATGCCATTAAAG AGATGTCAAAGCACTACAACCAGAAGGCTGGCCTGGAGAAGGAGCTCCCCACGATCACCCAGAAGCTCTCCACCACCACTGAGTGTCTGCTGGGATCTCTGGGCTCACTCACCAGTAGCACTGGCAAG ATTGCCACTTTCTTCAGCAACAACTTGGACTTCTTCACATCCTCAGGCTACAGTCCGAGAGGCAGCACAGTCACCCTCAACCCCTTGCAAGCAGAGACTATGCTtgccaacaaaaagaaagcagctgCCTATATCCATGCTATCAAGAAG ccaaggCCCCAGTCAGTTCCACATAGAGAGGCTCTGTCAAACCGCCGTATACTTACCAGTTCcactgagagcagagagggacTCACTCAACAG GTGCAGCAGAGCCAGGAGAAGATCGCTCGgctggagcaggagaaggagcaCTGGCTCCTGGAGGCCCAGCTGGGGAAGGTGCGGTTGGAAAAGGAGAACCAGCGCATTGGAGACCTGGAAGCACAGCTCGCAGCAGCTCTAGGGGGAAGTCCGAACTCACAACCAGCTGCAACCAGCACACTTGCGCAGAGCCACGAGGAAGCCGAGGCAGAGCCGAAAGCTGCGGTGAAAGAGACTACGCTGTGCACCAGCCTG GTTGGCATGTTGTGCACCACACCTACAATTGAACAT gtggGAGACGAAGAGTCTCGGGAGCAGCTGATAAAGACTCACTACATGACCAGAGTAGGAGAACTCACCACCCAGCTTCAGATTTCAGACAGCAAATCTGTGCACTTTCATTCTGAG TGTCGAGCTTTGGCCAAGAGATTAGCCATAGCAGAGAAATCACGGGAGACTCTGAGTGAGGAGGTCAAAATGGCCAATCAGAACATCACACGCTTGCAG GATGAGCTGACGACGACGAAGAGGAGCTACGAAGACCAGCTCAGCATGATGAGTGACCACCTGTGTAGCATGAACGAAACTTTGaccaaacagagagaggaaatcGACACACTTAAACTTGGCAACAAG ggAAATgctaaaaagaacaaaggtcgTTAG